Within Meles meles chromosome 19, mMelMel3.1 paternal haplotype, whole genome shotgun sequence, the genomic segment ATGACATCAAACGGGTCTACTCGCTCTTTCTGGATGAGTCGCGCTCCACACAGTACATGAAGGAGTACCAGGACGCCTTTCTCTTCAACGAGCTTAGTGAGTGTCCCCCGCTGTGCCTGTCCCCAGGGTCACCCGCCAGAGGGCAGGCGGTCTGATCTGGAGACCTCAGTCCCCGCCCCCGGCCCACACTGACCACCTGGTCTTCCTTCTCCCCACAGAAGGCGAAACCATGGACACCTCCTGAGCTGATGTCACCCTCGCCCTTtccgccccaccccaccctgttTTCTACTAGAGTTCTGACACTGTCGCTTTGTATAAAATGGTTCTGAAACTGGACCtattcccctctttttttttagagagagagctcatgggGAAGGGGTGGcagtggggcagaaggagagtgaaagagaattttttttttttaagattttatttatttatttgacagagacacagcaagagagggaacacaagcagggggagtgggagagggagaagcaggctcccaccaagcagggagcctgatgcagggctcgatcccgggacactgggatcatgacctgagtcgaaggcagatgcttaacccactgagccacccaggcacccccgagaGAGatactcttaagcagactccaggaTACCCAGcgtggagtccaatgcagggctccttcccatgaccttgagatcatgacctgagctgaaatcaagaatcagaccctcaaccaacagccacccaggtgccctgaaactgAACCCattctgtgtgtgagtgtgcgtgtgtgtgtgtgtgtgtgtgtgtgtacaaaagACAACCTGAGTGCAGTTTGAGAAGCCTTTAttaggaggggaagaaagaagcaCCTGCTGGCTtcaggagttggggaggggggtcCTTAGAGGAACAGGAGGCCCGGGAGCGAGGGGCGGTCACAGGCCAAGGGCTGGGCTCTGGGACCCCCACAGTCGGAGCTGCTGAGGCGGCAGGGCCCACAGCGACAGCTGAGGGCCACGGGGAAGGAGACCATGGGGTCCACGCCAGGCGGGCATCCAGGGAGCTGGATGGAGGCAAAGCGCAGCTCGTGGTAGGTGCACACCGGCTGGGGCACAGGTGGCAGGATGGCTGGCAGCACTCGCACCTGTAGGccggggtaggggggtgggggcatGGTCCACCTGTGGTCAGACCCTCCCCTGAGCTCCCCCGCTGCGCCCCACAGGTCGCAGACTCAGGTGTCCAGCAGACCCCCTGTGATGTCCCTCCCACATGCCCAGCTTGCCCTCCCAATTCCCCAGCCCATGCCCAGGGGGCGAGCCACCCTTCCATCCCCAATCCAGCAGGGCtggcccctgcccccccacccccaaccactgCTCACCATGCTGGGGCAGTAGCCAGCACAGATGCTGGTGGTGAAAGTGACGCAGACCGGGCAGGCCTCGTTCTCGGCAGCCAGGGTGGCATTGATGGGCCGGCAGAGTGGCCGTAGTGGCCCCCTGGATGCCCATACCCCACCCACGTTCAGCAGCAGCCACAGCAGCAGCCCCTGGGACAAGGCCAGTGTCTCAGGGCCAGCTGGACCCCTCTGCCCTGAGCCCTTACCTTCCCCTCCCCTAGACAGACTCCCCTGCCTGGCATCTTCTATTCGGGACCCATCCCTCCCACTATGATCCCCTGTTCCATACTTGGGAACGCCAGATTTTCCCCAACATTGCAgacgcccccccgcccccccgccccaggccctgGTTCACCTGCTTCCCTCCTGGTGGGAAGGCTGTTGGCCATCCACACCCTTCTAGAAGGAAGCCTCCTTCATCGGGGCACAGGACTCTCGCTCTTTGTGCCAGCTATGGCCTGTTGGAGCTGCAAGGTGCCCAGGGGCCCTGCAGTCTTACCTGGAGCGTCTCCATTCTCAGTGCCTTTCCTGTGAGGTTTACCTGGTCTTATACTTGGAGGCTGTGGAGGCGGCAAGGCCACTGGGGGTGGCGGCATGATGGGGTAACCTGGACACTAATCTTTCCGGGGGCGAGAAGCAGAAAAGGTCAGGGAGGTGTGCAGGAGTGGTTCCTTGGAGTGCCCCTTCCCCCCGCTCCCTGAGTGGCTCCCACATCAAGAAGCGGGAGACGCCCACGGGGAAGCTGACTTCGCGGCCTCAATCCTCAGGGGCTGGCGAAGTCCTGTACAGGTCCTAGATAATAGGCCAGAGGGAGCCCTTGGCCTTGACCCCGGCGGTGTAGCCCGGCCTGTGCCCATCATGGTGGGAACCAGGAAGGCTGAAGGTCAGCCCCTTCCAAGGGCCCTCAATCGGCTGAGACGTCAGCCCCCCTCCACCTGCCATAGACTGAAAGCCATTCCAGTGCCACCTTCTAACCTCTGCGGTGGGGCGTGGCTTCAATATTGGATTCTGTGGCCGCCCGCACGCAGACGCGCCTTCCTTTCACAAGGGATTCAGCGGGAGCTCCGTCTCCCCCCCCCCGACACCCAAGCTCCCAGAGTCGACACCAGCAATGGGCATGGTTTAGGCTATTTAACTCTGTCGTTGACTAAGAAGCTCCGCCCCCTCTGTCGCAGAGGGCGTGTCCCACCCGCAAGCCCACagccccaaagttcatttttctcGCTcagctcccacctcccaccctcagcAGTGTGGTCAAGTGTGGGGAGTCGCCCCGCCCACGCCTCAGTGGGCGGGGCCTGGTCTCACTCCCACCTAATGGGCGGGGTTCCCGGTCTTAGCCCCGCCCAATGTGCAATGAGTCTCAGTCCTCTAGCTCTGCgcccggggaggggggcgtgTCCAGGGCGGGGCTGGCGCGGCGGGCTCAGACCCCGGCTGGCTTCAGGCTGCGGTAGGTGGAGTTCTCAGTGCAGTAGGCTTGCGGCACGCTGTAGATCCCCGACATCGGCTTCCAGTGGGGGCCGCCCCAGGGCAGCTCCAGTGGGCAGAAACGGTCGAGCCCGAGGAGGGGGTGCAGCGGGGGTCTGTAGGACTCCTGAACCAGAGACAACACCCCGCGGTGTGGCACTGCAGTCGTCGCCGGGTGGACGTGGGGCACGCGGATCCCTGGCGGCCGAGAGGGGCGCGGACAGGGTGGCCTCtgtgggtcatggtcccaggccTGAGGCGTCTTGTCAAAGCTCCAGGAGGTCAGCGAGTCCTTGCGGGGATATCCAGACAACTCCTTCCTATTGGtaagggaggcaggagagggaaggcaCAGTTGGTTCCAAGGGACAAGGCTGAGGTTCAGACCTCGCGTTCTGATGAACCTGTAAACCTGAACTGTGTTTCGAGGCAAGGACACATTTGTAGGATTCGGGGACCCCTCAGGAAGGATAGGGGCTGGGGACCCCCAGCCTGGATTCCTGGGTCCTGGAGGTCCTTAAGGGCCTGGGATCTGGAGTTTTCGAATCCAAGGGAAGGAGTATCTGGGAACCAAAACAGGCCCCGCCCTGGACACTCAGGGTCCCGCCCCTGGTCCCGAACCCCTTCTTGGGCAAGCGGCAGGTTTCGTATTCCTGAGAGTTGACACTAAGGAAACCTGGGCGCTAAAAAAGGTAGGGGCTGGGGTCTGAACTTCGGTTTCTTGAGCGTGCgggagctgaaggctgaggctccTGAGTCGGACAAGGGGGAGCCAACACCCGGGTTCGGCGTCCCACCGGCCTATGCTGGGGGGCGGCGCCAAGCGAGGACCCAGGCTCACTTCAGGTAGGCCCGGAAGTCCTTGGCCGAGGTGGTCAGATAGAGCTGACGGCGG encodes:
- the LHB gene encoding lutropin subunit beta, producing METLQGLLLWLLLNVGGVWASRGPLRPLCRPINATLAAENEACPVCVTFTTSICAGYCPSMVRVLPAILPPVPQPVCTYHELRFASIQLPGCPPGVDPMVSFPVALSCRCGPCRLSSSDCGGPRAQPLACDRPSLPGLLFL